In one window of Zhihengliuella sp. ISTPL4 DNA:
- a CDS encoding HhH-GPD family protein, whose product MTPLLGWYADAARDLPWRRPDFHAAFGAWGVLVSEFMLQQTPVNRVIPHLDAWLARWPTPRAMAAASTADVVQQWANLGYPRRALWLHRAAIEVVERHGGTVPRDVDALLALSGIGDYTARAVAVFSYGDHHPVVDTNTRRVLARVIEGRAQPGPPSRRDLTLMAALLPEDPAEASVLNAAAMELGATVCTARSPRCETCPLAGTCTWLAAGKPDTGDTRRRQATYEGSDRQARGAVLRILRDAAPTAVPRVAVLPEWPDTRQRDRAIDSLIADGLAEADGEGLSLPR is encoded by the coding sequence ATGACGCCTCTGCTCGGTTGGTATGCCGATGCTGCGCGCGATCTGCCGTGGCGCCGCCCGGACTTCCACGCCGCGTTCGGCGCCTGGGGGGTCCTGGTGAGCGAGTTCATGCTGCAGCAGACACCCGTGAATCGGGTGATCCCGCATCTCGACGCCTGGCTCGCTCGGTGGCCGACGCCACGCGCGATGGCGGCCGCGTCCACCGCCGACGTCGTGCAGCAATGGGCGAACCTCGGCTACCCGCGGCGTGCGCTGTGGTTGCATCGCGCCGCCATCGAAGTCGTCGAGCGGCACGGAGGCACAGTCCCTCGCGACGTGGACGCCCTCCTCGCACTCTCCGGCATCGGCGATTACACCGCGCGCGCGGTCGCCGTCTTCTCCTACGGCGACCACCACCCCGTCGTGGACACCAACACCCGGCGCGTCCTGGCGCGGGTGATCGAGGGTCGGGCGCAGCCGGGCCCGCCGTCACGCCGCGATCTGACGCTCATGGCCGCGCTGCTCCCCGAGGACCCGGCCGAGGCGAGCGTCCTCAACGCCGCGGCGATGGAACTCGGCGCGACGGTCTGCACCGCGCGATCGCCGCGGTGCGAGACGTGCCCCCTGGCTGGGACGTGTACGTGGCTGGCGGCCGGAAAGCCGGACACCGGGGATACCCGACGACGGCAGGCGACATACGAGGGTTCCGACCGGCAGGCGCGAGGGGCTGTGCTGCGGATCCTGCGCGACGCCGCCCCCACCGCCGTGCCGCGCGTCGCCGTCCTTCCGGAGTGGCCCGACACCCGGCAGCGCGACCGTGCGATCGACTCCCTGATCGCCGACGGGCTCGCGGAGGCGGACGGCGAGGGTCTCTCGCTGCCGCGCTGA
- the rbfA gene encoding 30S ribosome-binding factor RbfA yields the protein MAGERQARLADRIRVILAERLEKGLRDPRLGFVTITDVRVSGDLQHASVFYTVLGTEEERLASGAALTSATGMLRSEVGRQLSTRLVPTLEFIPDALPENADHITALLRQAQERDAEVAKLASSATHAGDADPYRTEDDED from the coding sequence ATGGCTGGTGAACGACAGGCCCGACTCGCGGATCGCATCCGCGTGATCCTCGCCGAGCGCCTGGAGAAGGGGCTGCGCGACCCGCGCCTCGGCTTCGTGACCATCACCGACGTCCGCGTGAGTGGCGACCTGCAGCACGCATCCGTGTTCTACACGGTGCTCGGCACGGAGGAGGAGCGCCTCGCGAGCGGTGCGGCGCTCACGTCCGCGACCGGCATGCTGCGCAGCGAGGTCGGACGACAGCTCAGCACGCGACTCGTGCCCACGCTCGAGTTCATCCCGGACGCGCTTCCCGAGAACGCCGATCACATCACCGCTCTGCTGCGGCAGGCGCAGGAGCGGGATGCCGAGGTCGCGAAGCTCGCGTCCTCCGCGACCCACGCCGGAGACGCCGACCCGTATCGCACGGAGGACGACGAGGACTGA
- a CDS encoding LOG family protein, with protein sequence MTEEPLPAALSDEINHVLDEAGVSTDRRLVMRMLRTALLLGEDGTERLDLKIASAALAEMRDAFRLFAPFRGVPKVTVFGSARTLHDDPLYLQARDVAAALASDGWMVVTGAGPGIMQAAAEGAGPALSLGVSIRLPFEEKANSLVAGSDQVVAMKYFFTRKLMLIKESSGFICLPGGFGTLDEMFELLTLQQTGKAEPTPIVLLDEKGGSFWQGMRRFVDEHLAPMGVISPGDFDRVVITDSVEEARAEITGFWRNYDSLRWVGDTLVLRLKAEPTDSEIDELNTAFSALLSTGRIERTAPRSPEVADDDRLDLPRIALHLDQRQVGNLFRLIGALNALPSAPKP encoded by the coding sequence ATGACCGAGGAACCGCTGCCGGCAGCTCTGAGCGACGAGATCAACCATGTCCTGGACGAGGCGGGCGTATCGACGGATCGCCGCCTCGTGATGCGGATGCTGCGCACCGCGCTGCTCCTCGGCGAGGACGGGACCGAGCGCCTCGACCTGAAGATCGCGTCCGCCGCCCTGGCCGAGATGCGGGACGCGTTCCGCCTCTTCGCCCCGTTCCGCGGGGTGCCGAAGGTGACGGTGTTCGGGTCCGCCCGCACCCTCCACGACGACCCGCTGTACCTGCAGGCGCGTGATGTCGCCGCGGCCCTCGCGAGCGACGGCTGGATGGTCGTCACCGGCGCCGGACCGGGGATCATGCAGGCGGCGGCCGAAGGCGCGGGGCCCGCACTGTCGCTCGGCGTCTCGATCCGACTCCCCTTCGAGGAGAAGGCGAACAGCTTGGTCGCGGGAAGCGATCAGGTCGTCGCGATGAAGTACTTCTTCACCCGCAAGCTCATGCTCATCAAGGAGTCCAGCGGCTTCATCTGCCTCCCCGGCGGGTTCGGGACCCTGGACGAGATGTTCGAGCTGCTGACGCTCCAGCAGACCGGGAAGGCCGAACCGACGCCGATCGTGCTGCTGGACGAGAAGGGCGGATCGTTCTGGCAGGGCATGCGACGCTTCGTCGATGAACACCTCGCACCGATGGGGGTGATCTCCCCTGGCGACTTCGATCGCGTCGTCATCACGGATTCCGTCGAGGAGGCGCGCGCGGAGATCACCGGGTTCTGGCGCAACTACGACTCGTTGCGCTGGGTCGGCGACACTCTGGTACTGCGGCTCAAGGCCGAACCGACGGATTCGGAGATCGACGAGCTCAACACCGCCTTCTCGGCGCTCCTGTCGACCGGCCGCATCGAGCGGACGGCGCCGCGATCTCCCGAGGTGGCCGACGACGACCGGCTCGACCTCCCGCGCATCGCCCTGCACCTGGACCAGCGCCAGGTGGGCAACCTGTTCCGCCTGATCGGCGCGCTCAACGCGCTCCCGTCGGCGCCGAAGCCCTGA
- the infB gene encoding translation initiation factor IF-2: MAGKPRVHEIAAELGVDSKVALAKLKELGEFVKSPSSTVEPPVARKLRAAIEADPSLKAGSEPAAAKPAAKPAPKSSAPTPGPKPGPKPGPAAPAAPAPSPAPAPAAEKAPTPSAPAKPSAPAPAAPSSGDGNAPKPGAPRPGNNPFSSAQGMGQRPAGPRPGNNPFASAQGMGQRPTPGNIPRPQAPRPGAPRPGAPRPGSPRPGAPRGGQGGRPGAPFQQRTGGPGRPGGGGGPGAGPRPGGGFAGRPGGGGGRGRGPGGGTAGAFGKGGGKSKQRKSRRAKRQEFEMRSAPVVGGVNVTRGNGETIRMRRGASIADFADKIEALTGYTVQPGTLVTILFNLGEMATATESLDEATFEVLGEELGYKVQMVSPEDEDKELLEGFGLDLEKELEEESEDDLEIRPPVVTVMGHVDHGKTRLLDAIRQTNVIEGEAGGITQHIGAYQVWTEHEGIERAITFIDTPGHEAFTAMRARGAQVTDLAILVVAADDGIMPQTVEALNHAQAANVPIVVAVNKVDKPEANPAKVRQQLTEYGLVAEEYGGDVMFVDVSARANTGIQELLDAVLLTADAGLDLTANPNKAARGVAIEAKLDKGRGSVATVLIQSGTLRVGDAIVAGTAYGRVRAMIDENGEVVEAAAPSRPVQVQGLNSVPRAGDVFIVTEEDRMARQIAEKREAVERNAQLAKARKRISLEDFTRALEEGKVESLNLIIKGDVSGAVEALEESLLKIEVDDSVQLRIIHRGVGAITESDVNLATIDNAIIVGFNVRPDTKARERAQREGVDIRFYSVIYNAIDEIESSLKGMLKPEYEEVQSGVAEIREVFRSSKFGNIAGVIVRSGTITRNAKARVIRDGVVIADGLAIESLRRFKDDVTEVRTDYEAGIGLGKYNDIQIGDEIETTEMVEKPRG; encoded by the coding sequence GTGGCTGGTAAACCACGCGTACATGAGATCGCCGCCGAACTCGGCGTCGACAGCAAGGTCGCACTTGCGAAGCTCAAGGAACTCGGCGAGTTCGTGAAGAGCCCGTCCTCGACGGTCGAGCCCCCGGTGGCACGCAAGCTGCGTGCCGCGATCGAGGCCGACCCGTCGCTCAAGGCGGGATCCGAGCCCGCCGCCGCGAAGCCTGCGGCGAAGCCGGCACCGAAGTCCTCGGCGCCCACGCCCGGGCCGAAGCCCGGTCCCAAGCCCGGTCCTGCGGCTCCCGCCGCACCGGCACCGAGCCCGGCGCCCGCCCCCGCGGCGGAGAAGGCTCCGACCCCGTCGGCGCCCGCGAAGCCGTCGGCTCCGGCCCCGGCCGCACCGTCGTCCGGTGACGGCAACGCGCCGAAGCCGGGCGCGCCGCGCCCCGGCAACAACCCGTTCTCGTCCGCTCAGGGCATGGGCCAGCGTCCCGCTGGTCCCCGTCCCGGCAACAACCCCTTCGCCTCGGCGCAGGGGATGGGCCAGCGGCCGACCCCCGGCAACATCCCGCGCCCCCAGGCGCCCCGTCCCGGTGCTCCGCGCCCAGGCGCCCCGCGTCCCGGCTCGCCGCGACCCGGCGCCCCTCGCGGCGGTCAGGGCGGTCGTCCCGGTGCTCCGTTCCAGCAGCGTACGGGCGGCCCCGGTCGTCCCGGCGGCGGTGGCGGTCCCGGTGCGGGTCCCCGTCCCGGTGGCGGTTTCGCCGGGCGTCCCGGTGGCGGCGGAGGCCGTGGCCGTGGTCCCGGCGGTGGTACCGCTGGTGCCTTCGGTAAGGGCGGCGGCAAGAGCAAGCAGCGCAAGTCGCGGCGGGCGAAGCGGCAAGAGTTCGAGATGCGGAGCGCCCCGGTCGTCGGTGGCGTCAACGTCACGCGCGGCAACGGCGAGACGATCCGCATGCGTCGCGGTGCCTCCATCGCGGACTTCGCCGACAAGATCGAGGCGCTGACCGGCTACACCGTGCAGCCGGGCACGCTCGTGACCATCCTCTTCAACCTCGGCGAGATGGCCACGGCCACCGAGTCGCTGGACGAGGCCACGTTCGAGGTCCTCGGAGAGGAGCTGGGCTACAAGGTCCAGATGGTCTCGCCTGAGGACGAGGACAAGGAGCTCCTCGAGGGCTTCGGTCTCGACCTCGAGAAGGAGCTGGAGGAGGAGAGCGAGGACGACCTTGAGATCCGTCCTCCGGTCGTCACCGTCATGGGTCACGTCGACCACGGTAAGACGCGCCTCCTCGACGCGATCCGTCAGACCAACGTCATCGAGGGGGAGGCCGGCGGCATCACCCAGCACATCGGTGCCTACCAGGTCTGGACCGAGCACGAGGGCATCGAGCGGGCGATCACGTTCATCGACACCCCCGGTCACGAGGCGTTCACCGCCATGCGTGCCCGTGGTGCGCAGGTCACCGACCTCGCGATCCTGGTGGTCGCGGCCGACGACGGCATCATGCCGCAGACGGTCGAGGCGCTGAACCACGCCCAGGCGGCGAACGTGCCGATCGTGGTCGCGGTGAACAAGGTCGACAAGCCCGAGGCCAACCCGGCCAAGGTGCGTCAGCAGCTCACCGAGTACGGCCTGGTCGCCGAGGAGTACGGCGGCGACGTGATGTTCGTCGACGTCTCGGCTCGTGCCAACACCGGCATCCAGGAGCTCCTGGACGCGGTGCTGCTCACGGCAGACGCCGGTCTCGATCTCACCGCCAACCCGAACAAGGCCGCTCGCGGTGTCGCCATCGAGGCGAAGCTCGACAAGGGCCGCGGTTCGGTCGCCACGGTGCTGATCCAGTCCGGAACGCTCCGGGTCGGCGACGCGATCGTGGCGGGTACCGCTTACGGCCGCGTCCGCGCGATGATCGACGAGAACGGAGAGGTCGTCGAGGCGGCCGCGCCGTCCCGTCCGGTCCAGGTGCAAGGTCTGAACTCCGTGCCGCGCGCCGGCGACGTCTTCATCGTCACCGAGGAAGACCGCATGGCGCGCCAGATCGCGGAGAAGCGCGAAGCCGTCGAGCGCAACGCTCAGCTGGCCAAGGCCCGCAAGCGGATCTCGCTCGAGGACTTCACCCGTGCTCTCGAAGAGGGCAAGGTCGAGTCGCTCAACCTCATCATCAAGGGTGACGTCTCCGGTGCCGTCGAGGCGCTGGAGGAGTCGCTCCTCAAGATCGAGGTCGACGACTCGGTGCAGCTGCGCATCATTCACCGCGGTGTCGGTGCGATCACCGAGTCCGACGTGAACCTGGCGACGATCGACAACGCGATCATCGTGGGCTTCAACGTCCGCCCCGACACGAAGGCGCGCGAGCGCGCTCAGCGTGAGGGCGTGGACATCCGCTTCTACTCCGTCATCTACAACGCGATCGACGAGATCGAGAGCTCGCTCAAGGGCATGCTCAAGCCGGAGTACGAAGAGGTCCAGTCGGGTGTCGCCGAGATCCGCGAGGTGTTCCGCTCCTCGAAGTTCGGCAACATCGCCGGTGTCATCGTGCGGTCCGGGACGATCACGCGCAACGCGAAGGCCCGTGTCATCCGCGACGGCGTCGTCATCGCCGATGGCCTCGCCATCGAGTCGCTGCGCCGGTTCAAGGACGACGTCACCGAGGTGCGGACGGACTACGAGGCCGGTATCGGCCTCGGCAAGTACAACGACATCCAGATCGGCGACGAGATCGAGACGACCGAGATGGTGGAGAAGCCGCGCGGCTGA
- the nusA gene encoding transcription termination factor NusA gives MDIELSLLRGIEKEKAIPFDELVAIIEQAILTAYSKHVSPDGAAPEGVRVHLDRKTGHVAVLQVVRDDEGAVIGEEEATPDDFGRIAAFAAKQVISQRLRDIADDAVLGEFKGKEGDIVAGVIQQGPNPRMIHVDLGSVEAILPPEEQVPGEEYTHGSRLRVYVTSVAKGLKGPQITVSRTHPGLVRKLFALEVPEIAAGLVEIVALAREAGHRTKIAVKANDPAINAKGACIGEMGRRVRAVTEELAGEKIDIVDYDADLPTFVAHALSPAKVTSSFVLDASTKAVRALVPDYQLSLAIGKEGQNARLAAKLTGAKIDIQPDSVLD, from the coding sequence ATGGACATCGAACTGAGTCTGCTGCGAGGGATCGAGAAGGAGAAGGCGATCCCCTTCGACGAGCTCGTCGCGATCATCGAGCAGGCGATCCTGACCGCATACTCCAAGCACGTCTCGCCCGACGGGGCCGCGCCGGAGGGTGTGCGCGTGCACCTCGACCGCAAGACCGGCCATGTCGCCGTCCTCCAGGTCGTCCGCGACGACGAGGGCGCCGTCATCGGCGAGGAGGAGGCGACACCGGACGACTTCGGGCGCATCGCCGCGTTCGCCGCCAAGCAGGTCATCAGCCAGCGCCTCCGGGACATCGCCGACGACGCCGTCCTCGGCGAATTCAAGGGCAAGGAGGGCGACATCGTCGCCGGCGTGATCCAGCAGGGGCCGAACCCGCGCATGATCCACGTCGACCTCGGCTCCGTCGAGGCGATCCTCCCGCCCGAGGAGCAGGTGCCCGGCGAGGAGTACACCCACGGATCCCGGCTGCGCGTGTATGTCACGAGCGTCGCCAAGGGGCTCAAGGGTCCGCAGATCACCGTGTCCCGCACGCACCCCGGCCTGGTCCGCAAGCTGTTCGCGCTCGAGGTGCCGGAGATCGCTGCCGGTCTCGTCGAGATCGTCGCGCTCGCCCGCGAGGCCGGCCACCGGACCAAGATCGCGGTGAAGGCGAACGACCCGGCGATCAACGCCAAGGGTGCGTGCATCGGCGAGATGGGGCGCCGCGTCCGTGCGGTCACGGAGGAACTGGCGGGGGAGAAGATCGACATCGTCGACTACGACGCCGACCTGCCTACCTTCGTCGCCCACGCACTGTCGCCCGCGAAGGTCACGAGCTCGTTCGTCCTGGATGCGAGCACCAAGGCCGTCCGCGCCCTCGTGCCGGACTACCAGCTGTCGCTCGCCATCGGCAAGGAGGGTCAGAACGCGCGTCTGGCCGCCAAGCTCACCGGCGCCAAGATCGACATCCAGCCGGACAGCGTCCTCGACTGA
- a CDS encoding YlxR family protein, whose translation MEPVRTCVGCRTRAPRSTLLRVVAQNDTLIPDERAVLPGRGAWVHPTPECMEAALRRRAFGRALRVTTQLDTRTFEQHPPRNKG comes from the coding sequence ATGGAACCCGTACGAACGTGCGTCGGTTGCCGCACGCGTGCTCCCCGCTCCACTCTGCTCAGGGTGGTTGCCCAGAACGACACCCTCATCCCCGATGAGCGTGCTGTCCTGCCGGGGCGCGGCGCGTGGGTGCATCCGACACCCGAGTGCATGGAAGCCGCTCTGCGGCGTCGAGCTTTCGGAAGAGCACTGCGTGTGACCACTCAGCTGGACACACGGACCTTCGAACAGCACCCACCAAGAAACAAAGGCTGA
- a CDS encoding pyridoxamine 5'-phosphate oxidase family protein, which yields MTEITGPEALARIAELVEDIDFTMLTTTDPDGNLVSRPMSTRQMDEAGAIWFFTAEDTEKVEEARRHHDVGLAYCDAKGMRYVSVAGTAEIVHDRAKMEELYSPSLDIWFEDGLDTPEIALLKVTPIVAEFWEPSKGKVAMAAGALKALVTRDTPDDDIMNHGRVTC from the coding sequence ATGACAGAGATCACCGGTCCCGAAGCCCTTGCCCGCATCGCCGAGCTCGTGGAGGACATCGACTTCACCATGCTCACCACCACCGACCCGGACGGGAACCTCGTCAGCCGTCCGATGTCGACCAGGCAGATGGACGAGGCGGGTGCCATCTGGTTCTTCACCGCGGAGGACACGGAGAAGGTCGAGGAGGCGCGCCGTCACCACGACGTCGGACTGGCTTACTGCGACGCCAAGGGGATGCGCTACGTGTCCGTCGCCGGCACCGCGGAGATCGTCCACGACCGCGCGAAGATGGAGGAGCTCTACTCCCCCTCCCTCGACATCTGGTTCGAGGACGGGCTGGACACCCCCGAGATCGCCCTGCTCAAGGTCACCCCGATCGTCGCCGAGTTCTGGGAGCCGTCGAAGGGCAAGGTCGCGATGGCCGCCGGGGCGCTCAAGGCGCTGGTGACCCGAGACACCCCGGACGACGACATCATGAACCACGGCCGCGTCACCTGCTGA
- the truB gene encoding tRNA pseudouridine(55) synthase TruB, whose protein sequence is MATPGILLVDKPGGLTSHDVVARTRRAFGTRKVGHAGTLDPMATGLLVLGIEGATRLLTYIVGADKTYEATIRLGGVTTTDDAEGEIVRRADPAALAAVENAAIYAEVAALTGAISQVPSAVSAIKVDGRRAYDRVRAGEEVVLEPRDVVVSRFDVLTSRRDERAIDLDVVVDCSSGTYIRSLARDLGAALGVGGHLTALRRTRVGPFDVRDAVPIDALDTAPVFTPGQAAGRVLPVLPVTTEEARDLRHGKRLVGQATRLDGPLVAAIAEDGELVGIVERRGADVKSAMNMPEVSR, encoded by the coding sequence ATGGCGACCCCCGGCATCCTCCTCGTCGACAAGCCCGGCGGGCTGACCAGTCACGACGTGGTCGCACGCACCCGCCGGGCCTTCGGGACCCGCAAGGTCGGCCATGCGGGCACCCTCGACCCGATGGCGACCGGCCTGCTCGTCCTCGGCATCGAGGGCGCGACCCGCCTCCTCACCTACATCGTGGGCGCGGACAAGACCTACGAGGCGACCATCCGGCTCGGGGGCGTCACCACGACGGACGACGCGGAGGGGGAGATCGTCCGCCGCGCGGACCCGGCTGCCCTCGCCGCCGTCGAGAACGCGGCGATCTATGCCGAAGTCGCGGCCCTGACCGGCGCGATCTCCCAGGTCCCCAGCGCCGTGTCGGCGATCAAGGTGGACGGCCGTCGTGCCTACGACCGCGTCCGTGCCGGGGAGGAAGTCGTCCTCGAGCCACGCGACGTCGTCGTCTCCCGGTTCGACGTCCTCACCAGCCGCCGTGACGAGCGCGCCATCGATCTCGATGTCGTCGTGGACTGCTCGTCCGGAACCTACATCCGCTCGCTCGCCCGCGACCTGGGCGCCGCTCTCGGCGTCGGCGGCCACCTGACCGCCCTGCGCCGCACCCGGGTCGGTCCGTTCGACGTGCGCGACGCGGTCCCCATCGATGCTCTCGACACCGCTCCGGTCTTCACCCCCGGCCAGGCCGCCGGCCGTGTGCTGCCGGTCCTCCCCGTGACCACGGAGGAGGCGCGCGACCTGCGCCACGGCAAGCGACTGGTCGGACAGGCGACACGCCTGGACGGCCCGCTGGTGGCTGCGATCGCGGAGGACGGCGAACTCGTGGGGATCGTCGAGCGACGCGGAGCCGACGTGAAGAGCGCCATGAACATGCCGGAGGTCTCCCGATGA
- a CDS encoding helix-turn-helix transcriptional regulator, translating into MVARLVAALPDDPEAVLALAARLGPEQRRGLRRLPDPLPLGADPSRLAGIPETDRRLLLAVALSLGDRLDPVLALDGRPVEGVLSSAAARYLTIHAGRVRLTDPRIGADVRLAATAGEVACAHERLAAAAAATGDRLAAAWHHARARPVADRASAVALHALAQAAAADGKAERALLLAAEAAAHAATGGLGEETRLFAGCAALACGFAADAESWLSALFPYAAEHRRVRALGPLLAARAFRHGTVPAIDPPRFAPISVADTTSWARSAGLAAILCAERGDHRGERRWLGALRDAAVGAESSGRLRDAAASLCRLLAGEGGTGEECAPGELLGGVPVALRAACEGDIDEGLRLLRTACIPRATDGDLLLPGFGGAPIVRSYQAVTEVLLLVWRGDIGSAREVLRQAAVDLPVAIPFAGLGVVLARRLDLAVLGALSPMARSLTAVVPPAMGCDVLVDRAVEAFLAGSFEAAARGMGLWRDRGAPQSSFAVPGLDGALLAARTEEAPPVHPPETEVVVALQRAIGGSSAGAWRTEHEAARDAARRLRSPFTRGRVETLLGVHAGLHGDAAAARDHLQQAERLFEAAGADAWGRAVRRRLDRLQASVDEADSGAERLRACRSAWAQQLTPRELEVAMLAVGGSGNRAIAEHLSVSVRTVEVHLGRVFAKLHVRTRVELTVLAHRTERYL; encoded by the coding sequence GTGGTGGCACGGCTCGTCGCCGCGCTGCCGGACGACCCGGAGGCTGTCCTCGCTCTGGCCGCCCGGCTGGGACCGGAGCAACGGCGGGGTCTCCGCCGGCTGCCGGATCCTCTGCCGCTCGGAGCCGACCCCTCGCGTCTGGCCGGGATCCCCGAGACGGACCGGCGGCTCCTGCTTGCGGTGGCGCTGTCTCTCGGTGACCGGCTCGACCCGGTTCTCGCCCTGGACGGGCGTCCGGTTGAGGGTGTGCTGTCGAGCGCGGCGGCGCGGTACCTCACGATCCACGCCGGACGGGTACGCCTGACGGACCCGCGAATCGGGGCGGACGTGCGGCTTGCGGCGACAGCGGGCGAGGTGGCCTGCGCACACGAGCGGCTGGCCGCGGCCGCCGCCGCGACCGGCGATCGGCTCGCAGCGGCCTGGCACCATGCCCGCGCCCGCCCGGTCGCGGATCGCGCCTCGGCGGTCGCGCTCCACGCCCTCGCCCAGGCGGCGGCGGCGGACGGAAAGGCGGAGCGCGCGCTGCTCCTCGCGGCGGAGGCCGCGGCGCACGCGGCGACGGGTGGCCTCGGCGAGGAGACGCGACTGTTCGCGGGCTGCGCGGCGCTCGCCTGCGGGTTCGCGGCGGACGCCGAAAGCTGGCTGAGCGCTCTCTTCCCGTACGCCGCGGAGCATCGTCGTGTGCGGGCCCTCGGCCCGCTCCTCGCGGCGCGCGCGTTCCGGCACGGCACCGTGCCGGCGATCGATCCTCCCCGTTTCGCACCGATCTCCGTGGCGGACACCACCTCCTGGGCGCGATCCGCAGGGCTCGCGGCGATTCTGTGCGCAGAGCGGGGCGATCACCGCGGGGAGCGCCGGTGGCTCGGCGCCCTCCGGGATGCGGCAGTCGGTGCGGAGAGCAGTGGACGCCTGCGCGACGCGGCGGCGTCGCTGTGCCGTCTCCTCGCGGGCGAGGGAGGGACGGGCGAGGAGTGCGCTCCCGGTGAGCTGCTGGGAGGCGTGCCGGTGGCGTTGCGCGCTGCGTGCGAGGGCGATATCGATGAGGGCCTACGGCTGCTCCGGACAGCATGCATCCCCCGAGCGACGGATGGTGATCTGCTGCTTCCCGGATTCGGAGGTGCGCCGATCGTTCGGTCTTACCAGGCCGTGACCGAGGTGCTGCTTCTGGTCTGGCGCGGAGATATCGGTTCGGCCCGGGAAGTGCTGCGGCAGGCGGCGGTCGATCTTCCGGTTGCGATTCCCTTCGCAGGACTGGGTGTCGTCCTCGCCCGACGCCTCGACCTCGCCGTGCTCGGCGCGCTGAGCCCCATGGCGCGATCACTGACCGCGGTCGTCCCTCCCGCCATGGGTTGTGACGTGCTCGTGGACCGTGCGGTGGAAGCTTTCCTTGCTGGCTCCTTCGAGGCAGCGGCGAGAGGGATGGGGCTGTGGCGGGATCGCGGCGCGCCGCAGTCGTCGTTCGCGGTGCCGGGGCTCGACGGAGCGCTCCTGGCCGCTCGCACGGAGGAGGCGCCACCCGTGCATCCTCCGGAGACGGAGGTCGTCGTTGCCCTTCAGAGAGCGATCGGAGGATCGTCGGCGGGCGCGTGGCGCACGGAACACGAGGCGGCGCGAGACGCTGCCCGCCGGCTGCGGTCTCCCTTCACCCGTGGACGCGTCGAGACCCTTCTCGGGGTCCACGCCGGTCTGCACGGCGATGCGGCCGCGGCGCGCGACCATCTTCAGCAGGCCGAGCGGCTGTTCGAGGCCGCCGGCGCCGACGCGTGGGGTCGCGCCGTCCGTCGTCGCCTCGATCGCCTGCAGGCGTCCGTCGACGAGGCGGACAGCGGCGCGGAGCGGCTGCGCGCATGCCGGAGCGCCTGGGCGCAGCAGCTCACACCCCGAGAGCTCGAGGTCGCGATGCTGGCTGTCGGCGGGTCAGGGAACCGCGCCATCGCGGAGCACCTGTCGGTGTCGGTGCGGACGGTGGAAGTACATCTCGGACGCGTGTTCGCGAAACTCCATGTGCGTACCCGGGTCGAACTCACCGTGCTGGCCCACCGCACCGAGCGGTATCTCTGA